The sequence below is a genomic window from Paenibacillus sp. DCT19.
TGTCGCTGCTGCGCGCGGAACCGCGTCCAGCGCTACGCTCGTCGCCACTGCGTCCACCACTACGGCCGCCGCTACGTCCACCGCTGCGTCCACCTTCGCCGCCGCGGGAACCACGACCACCACGACCGCCATCTCCACGGTCGCTACGACCTGCACCGCGGCGAGCACTGCCTGTGCCAGCAGAGCGTCCGCCTGAACGCTCATCATCACCTTGACTGTTGATGGTACGACGGGTTGCTCCAGTAGAAGCTACTGGGCCTTCACTTGTCCACTGAATACGGTTCAGCTTCTGGTTTGTACCTTCTTCAATACGCGCAAGCTCAGGTCTGTCGTGCTGAGTTGCAAAGGTTACCGCAAGACCTGTTCCACCCGCACGACCTGTACGGCCAATTCGGTGAATATAACTTTCCGCATCATGAGGAATATCGTAGTTGAATACATGCGTTACGCCTTCAACGTCCAGACCACGTGCCGCTACATCCGTAGCAACAAGGATTTGCAACTTGGCATCACGGAATGCTTTCATGACATTCTCACGCTTGGATTGGGACAGATCCCCGTGAAGCTCGTCACTTTCGTACCCTGCTTCGCGCAGATCTTGATTCAGCTTGTTGGCACGACGCTTCGTCCGACAGAAAATGATCGCGAGGTATGGGCGATACGTATCAATCATGCCACGAAGCGCATCAAATTTCCCACGATCCGTGCACTCCAGCACCTGCTGGCGAATCTGATGGATCGGAATAACCGATTTCGAGGATACTTTTACATCCTCAGGGTCCTTCATGTAGTTCTTAGCCAGCATGCGAATGCCCTTCGGCATGGTTGCCGAGAACAGCATGGTCTGACGTTTGTGTGGCAGTTCACGAATAATCGTCTCTACATCATCCAAGAAGCCCATATGCAGCATTTGGTCTGCTTCGTCCAGCACCAATTTTTTCACGTTATCCAGCTTCAATGTGCCACGGCGCAAGTGATCGAGCAGACGTCCCGGTGTACCAATCACGATCTGAGTACCGTTCTGCAATTTGCGCAGCTGCTTCTCTACATCTTGTCCACCATACACAGCAAGCACATGCAGCTTATCATCATTGGCTGTCAGCTTCTTCGCTTCTTCCGTAATCTGCAACGCGAGTTCACGTGTAGGCGCAATAATTAACGCTTGCGGTGAGCGGTCAGATACGTTGATTTTCTGAATGATCGGCAGCAAAAAAGCCAGCGTTTTCCCTGTGCCTGTCTGTGCCTCAGCAATAATATCACGCCCTCCGAGTAGTACCGGAATCGAACGTTCCTGTACTGGAGTCGCCACGGCGATTCCCTGATGTTTCAGGATTTCGCACCATTCTGGACGAATGCCCAGTTGTTCAAAATTAGCCAATCGTTACACCTCTGTATATTCATTTAGATAAGTCCATTTCATAATGACCTGCGTAATAAATTGAACCAGTTTCCTTTACAATGACCTCTCCAATGACTTAACAACCATCTAATCAGTGTAAAATGTCTATTTCAACCTACATAGTTTCCCTTATATCAACCATGATTATGAAATGAATTTTTTAAAAAGCAATCCACACGTTGCTCTTCTTCTCCATACCCTGTAGTTTACACGTTAGTCAAGCAAAACAAAAGGGGATACCGCGTTCGCTAGTAACTTGTAGCACAAATTACCGAGATTTGTAGCAGGACGCTTCTAACTAAGATATCCCTAAACCCCTAACGAATCTGTCGCATTCTATTCCAGCCTATTAAGCAAGTTGTCCTGTCTAACGAACTCCAGCCGCTCTATTACACGATATATCCGCAAAAACAGAGGACATATTGGCGATACTGGCAGTATAACGTGCCTGTGATTCGTTAGAAAAACAAAAGCATGCATTAACCCCATATAAGACGTGTTAGGTTTGTTAAAACTAGAACAGCGGCGCCTCTCCCAAGTTAAACTCTGAGAGAAGTCACCGCTGTAAGGAAGAAGCTTATAATTTTAATAGATCAGTTCATAAGAGCTTGCTTGACAATCACTTTAATTGAGCGATATAAACCATTTCATTTATCTACCGCTATAAATCACTAGATTCCACCGCTACCAAAACATACTTCGTTCAGCTACAGATCATATCATCCTGCCGTGGTTCAAACGTAGTTTCAATCAGTTTATGATCCATGTCCTACAGACGTGGCAAACCCGCTTCGCTCTAACAAGAGTGAGCTTTCTTCATTCAATCCACGCAGATGAACGGTTTTGCCGAGTTTCGCATATTTGAATTTCACCTTACCAATCGCAACGACGGCCGTGTTATCCCAGATATGTGATCCGCCAAAATCAATTGTAATTTCGTCCGGATCAGCCTCCGCGTTGAACTTATCAACGAAATGAGAGGAGGAACCGAAGAAAAATGGTCCAACCACGCGATAAATCTTCTGTCCTTGCTCTTGGCTTGTCTGCACATGAATTTTGGTCTGTTTCCAGCCGAAATGCAGCACACTGAGTACAACCCCAACCATAACCCGATCGACAGATCGTGGGTATAGACTACAATCGCTACGGTAACCACCATAACAATCGCTTCTGCCCGAGGTACACGAGCAATATTTTTAACCGAACTCCAGTCAAAGGTTCCGATGCACACCATAAACATGACACCTACGAGTGCACCCATTGGTACCTGCTTGACTACACCACTGAAAAGTAGCAATAGTATCGCCAGAAACGCTCCTGCGGTGAAGGTGGATAAGCGTCCACGTCCGCCCGACTTCACATTAATGACCGACTGTCCGATCATTGCACAACCGCCCATACCACCGAATAAGCCGTTAACAAAGTTAGCGATCCCCTGCCCACGTACTTCCCGGTTTTTGCTGCTCTTTGTCTCGGTCATCTCGTCTACAATCGTTGCAGTCAGTAGAGATTCAAGCAAACCTACCAGCGCCATAGTGAAGGAATAAGGTAACAGAATCATCAGTGTATCCCACGTCCAAGCGATATTAGGCAAATGGAACATCGGGAGTGTACTGGCCAGCTTACCCATATCATCTACCGTTTTCACATCTAAGTGAAAGACCATGGTAATAATCGTCATGACAATGATCGCAATGAGAGGAGCCGGTACCGCTTTGAAAAACCTTGGCAAAATATAAACAATCGCCAGCGTGCCCGCAACCATCGCGTACATCATCCAGTTCGCGCCTGTAAAATGTGTGAGCTGTGCCATGAAAATAAGAATTGCCAGTGCGTTCACAAATCCGGTTAATACCGAGTGCGGTACAAAGGTTATGAATCGTCCAACTTTAAAAATACCTAATATAAACTGAATAATCCCCGTTAATATGGTCGCTGCGAATAAATATTCCACGCCATAATCTTTGACAAGCCCAACCATGAGTACTGCCATGGCACCCGTTGCGGCCGAGATCATGCCCGGTCTGCCTCCGGCAATAGAAATTACGATGGCAATCGTAATGGAAGCGTACAATCCGACCATCGGATCGACACCTGCAATGATGGAGAAGGCAATCGCTTCAGGAATAAGTGCGAGCGCAACTGTAATACCTGCCAGCACATCTCCGCGAATGTTGCCAAACCATTGTTGTTTTAACGTATTCATATGTTTCTTGCTAATCCTCCCGCTCTATACCACCAAATTTAAAATACGTACCCGACCATCGAGAGAACGATTCATCACTGATTTACGAAGGCAACCAGCACAAAATAGCGGAATCATGATCCGCAATGATGATCATCTGCACCTGTGGTATGGCTTCATAACCGTCCAAAACTACTGCACAGCAAAAAATAAAATGCAGGTCTGCACCGGCATCCGTTCCAGTGTGAATCTACCTAAATTCCATCGTTGCATTCCGGGCGTTTCGATACCGATGAGTTATCATGAAAGAATGATACTTAAAGTTCATGATACTCGTGGTTTTCCCCTCTCAGAAAAACCGGATCCGTTATGTACTGACCTATTATTATAGACAAGGTGCCCTATATGTACGAATACGTTTATGTGGAGATAATAGCGAATTATCTTTTAATATCTTCCTTTTTCTATAAATTACTCTTACATGCTTTAATTAGTCAAAAAATATAACTTGCTCTTTATGCCGTCATGGTTTAAATTCAGAAAAAATACCTATTATAGTTAATTACACGTAACGATTTACATATTATAGAATTAACCGGTCTATCATGCCTTGTTCCATTTTATATTTGCGATTTGGAGGATTATGTTTCATGAAGAAAAGGGTAACGATCACCTTAGTGCTGACCATCGCATTGACCACATTTATCACATTTATTGTAGGTGTCACCTCAGACAGGTCACATTCCGGCAACTCACAAGACAGCACACTTCCAACGGAAACCACCTACTCGGTGATCCATACGTCCGCGGATGGAGAAGATGAGACTGAACACTCTACAAAAGATGCAGATTGGGAACACAAAGCCATTGGCGGCACTTCGGTTCCTAACGCTTTTACCATAAGTGCAGGTCGTGGACACCTCAAACTTGTCATGAAAAATAATAGTAGCCATCCAGTTCAAGTTACCCTGACACATAAAGGGAGCACGGATAAAATCTATTTCGAGAAGACAATTGCTGCTCAAGATACTCTGATCTGGACTAATTTTGAAGAGGGGTATCCACAAGGCATGCGTGGCGGAAGTTATGTCCTAGAGTGGGTTGGCGGCGAATATGCCGTGAATGGTGAGGTTTCGGGTAAACTTGCATCCAACATTCATGATTTCTAATTGCGTTAATTTAGATAGCTGAGGCATTTAAAAAGAGCTATGCATGTGTATAGGCTTGGCGTTATAAAATGTTCGGTTCGAAGAATAGAGCCGGGCAGAAATAACATGAAGAAGCAAGGTATTTGCCAAGAGCTTTCTGAAAGAAAGCTCTTAGGCAGCATATACTTATCATGCGATATTCCCCTTATTGAAAAGCAACCAAAAATTTGAGGAAAGTTCATTCAATCAGTCACGGACATTCTCGAACTTCATATAAAACTAAACGAGGCTGTCTTCAAGTCACCTATGTGACTTGAAGACAGCCTCGTAATATTTACTCCCCAATAAATCACGGTTCTAGCTATATTTTTGAACTAAACATTTACACCATAACGGAGAGGACAGAAATAACATGAAGAAGCGAAGCGTTCGCCTTTATCCCCGGATTTTCCCCTTTATCAAAGGGAATCAAAAAAATCTGGGGATAACAGCGATCGGAAGGTTATTCTGTCATCGGAGTGGCTAGCGTGTAAATATCCTTATTGTTTATTTCAATATTAGTCTAGAACCGCCCTGATTTAAATATCGAATAGAGCAGAAACGCCACCATCAATATAGCCACAAGAAATCCAATCTCAATCACCGGAATGTCCCATAGCATCGTTGCCTGATGACTGATTGATGAACCGATGATAAGTCCAACCATAATGATACAAAAGGCAAGCAGTACGATACTGAATGATAATCGGTTGCTGATCTGATCCAGCCTGCGCAGCAGCGTCTCCAGTTCAGGCACACTGACTTCCAATCGCAGCTTTCCTTTGCTGATAATCGAAGATAACTGCCGCAATTGTCCTGGCAATCCAATCACACTCTCTGCCATGTCGGCAGCACTACGGAAGAGTTTATTTTTGATCCTGCCTGGGCTGAATCGTTCCTTAATCAGTTTACGTCCAAAGGGCTCCGCCATATCCACAATACTCAAGGATGGGTCGAGATGCTCAATGACACCTTCCATCGTCAGTAGCGACTTGCCTAACAATAGAATATCCGCAGGCATCACCACACGGTGCCGCTGAGCCACGCCGAACAGGTCATTGAGTGCCTCACCTACACTGATTTTAGAAAATGGAATATCGTAATACTTCGTTCTGAGCTTGTCCAAATCGACATGTAGCCCGCGAAGATCCATATCATCAGGCATCATACCCAGCTTCTCAATCGAACGAACCATACTGTCCGTATCTTTGCGCATCAGTCCAATAATAAGCGTAGCCAGCTGTTGCTTCATCTCGTCACTCAGCGTTCCTACCATGCCAAAGTCAATAAAGGCTAATCTACCATCCTTGAGTACCATCAGGTTACCTGGATGTGGGTCAGCATGGAAGAAGCCATGGATGAAAATCTGATTCAATAACGAATCTACCAGCCGCTGTGCAATATCGTTCAGGTCATGTCCTTTTTTAACTAATTGTTCACGGTCATTCAGCTTGATTCCTTCAATATACTCCATCGTGAGCACACGGGAAGACGTCTGATCCCAGTAAATCGTCGGAATCTTCACCTTCTCGTCCGGTTGATATTGCTGTGCGATCTTCTCGGTATTTCTCGCTTCAATGGTGTAATCTAACTCAGCCATCAGCGCTTGTGCATACTCCTCAACCATTTGCGGAATCTGGTACTGCTTCACCCAATCCCAGCGCTTCTCAGCCATCGCGGTCAACTCGCGCAAAATATCCAAATCGCGCTGCACAATTCGTGAGATGCCAGGTCGCTGAATCTTAATCGCAACCGCCTCACCGCTCTGAAGTTTACCCAAATGCACCTGACCAATGCTGGCCGCAGCTACAGGGGTATCCTCGAACCGGGAGAAGATCTCTTCCAACGGTATATCCAATTCCTGTTCCAAAATACCCCTAGCCGTCTCCGAAGAAAACGGTGGAACCTGATCCTGCAGTTTCACCAGTTCACGAATGACCGACTCAGGCAACAAATCTGCCCGTGTGCTCGCCAATTGCCCCAGCTTAACGAAAGCCGGCCCCAGCTCCTGCAGCACTAGCCGTATACGCTCACTCAGTGTTTTGGTCGTGTGGGCTTCACGCGACATCCATCGGCGGGGTAAGGCGAGAATTTGGAACAAACCCAACTCCTCGACCATATAACCGAAGCCATGACGCACTAGCGCCATGGCAATTTCCCGGTATCTGCCGACATGTTTAATTCGTACAGCCATCTACTCGATCTCGTTTCCTTTGAGAGGAGGAACTTCAAGTGGAGCAGGGGAGCTATCCGTTTGAAGCTGTGGTGTCTGATTCAGTTCTGCAAGTTTCTTCTCAAGGAGCGCTACACGTTGCTCTAGACCTGTTACTTCATCTTTTGAAGGTACGCCCACTTCCTGCAGCACACGTCTAACCTGTTCGTGAATTACTTTCTTCAGCTGACCCTGCTCCTCGTCGCCTCGTTCCATCAGACGTTCAACTAGAGCCTTAGATTCACCCGGCGCGAGTTCACCGCGTTTTACTAGATCATCCACTGTTTTTTCAATCTTTTCTTTGCTTACGACGGTAAGACCTAGCCCTAATGAAATCGCCTTTTTGAACAAATCGCTCATTCCTGTCATCCCCTCTTCATTGATGCATATATTATACCCCTATTAGAGGTCGTTCAAAAAGTCCGTACACATGATTAACACAAACATATAACGATTGGTTACACGTAACGCGCAGCCCATTTGCCTGCTTGGAAGACCAACTTACGATAAGTCTCGTGGGCAAACGTCGGCACATGATGTCCTGGCATCAGGTACACGATCCGCCCCAAACCATATTTATGTGCCCAAGCCGCTGGCTTAGGCCCTTCTTCCGACTGATACTCAAGCAAAACTTTCGTTTCAGAGAAGGAACCAAATTCAAACTGATAAGGCTCTTCTTCCAGCGCAAATCCGGTAATGCCTTCTGTCACAGGATGTGACTGCTCCGTAACTGTGAATTCCAGTGGAGCATACGGTGGATGATGCAAAAATTTGGCACCGATCATCTGCTTGAGTTCATATCGATTTTGGAGCGAGATTCCGTTATGCAGAATGACTAAACCGCCGCCATTACTTACATAGGACAGTAATCCTGCCGTTTGCTGTGGAGAGACTTTTCCCTTCCAATCGTCCATATATGAAATACACACATCAAATCCTGTGATATTTTCTTGTAATAACATATTGCGGTTCTCACTGCATTGCACAGTCATAATATCTTGAAAGATTCGGCTGATCTCAGCATCCACGCCTTGAAGCGGGTGCCAATCGGGATGTGTATAATCGCCGAGCAATAACGCCTTTTTACGATGATCCATTACATGTAATCCCCTTTCTAATTCCCTATTATCAAGTGACCGAAAAAGATGTCCCCCTTGTCATCCAAATAGCAGGTTACCCTTGTTTGAAACCTTCATGACGGTGAGTCCGGTTTACTTAAGCCACGATATGCTTATGCCTGTCGTTCAGATTCGCGGATATGTTCACTACTACTTCTTAGTATAGCCGCTTTGTTCATAAGCATATCCTGAATTCTGTGACCCTTTAGAGAGTTCGTCCCAAGAGAGCCACAGGTGCACTCGTCAATTGTATATGTGTCATTACTGACCAGTCCAGCGTCCACCGATGCTCTGGGTAGTATTTAAGTCATTCCACATATGCAGGCAAAAACCTTTAATTCTGATGATTAGCGGCCAACTTCACGACCAAAGTCTCAGATAATTGAACGAGGATAGAGTCACTCTACTTCCTTCTGCTTACTTTGTCGATACATGCGACAATGCTCTACCCATCTGTAAGCAGCTCCAGGGTTAGAACCAAGATGCACATGGGTGTACCCAGCTAGAATATGACCTGAATTGTATCCCTCTGGCTTCAAGCCTCGCATGCCTTTCGTTTCATATGCGTAAGGAATCGTGTCTGTATCGTGATAGGTCATCGTAGAATAATGGAATTCATGACCTCGCAGTGTATCTCCCTTTTCCAGCAAAAATGAATCCTGAACAGCACTTGCCTCACGATATCCAAGGGCTGCGCGCTTGGTTTGCATCTGTACATGTGCAGGAACAATACCCGCCATGTTAAACGTTACCCCTTGGCGATCCGTTAGCGATTCTGCAAGCACCATATAACCTCCACACTCGGCAAATAAAGGCATGTGCTGACACGCCGCTTCACGCAGCCCTTCTAGGAACAACCTGTTCGTCGCAATAGCTTCAGCAAATTCCTCTGGAAAACCACCGCCCAGATAGATGCTGTCTGCATCCGCTGGAATCCCTTCACCCGCAATTGGACTGAAATACGTAAGCTGCGCGCCAGCTTCCTCAAGCAGCTCCAGGTTATCCGGATAATAGAAGTTAAACGCCGCATCCCGTGCAACTGCGATGACAGGACGTGCTTGGGCATGTTGTTGTTGATCGCTTAGGCGTTCCTGGTGTTCCTGATGTTCATTTTTTTCTTGTTGATCTTTTTGATCCTGTTGGCTTTGTTCAGATTG
It includes:
- a CDS encoding DEAD/DEAH box helicase; this encodes MANFEQLGIRPEWCEILKHQGIAVATPVQERSIPVLLGGRDIIAEAQTGTGKTLAFLLPIIQKINVSDRSPQALIIAPTRELALQITEEAKKLTANDDKLHVLAVYGGQDVEKQLRKLQNGTQIVIGTPGRLLDHLRRGTLKLDNVKKLVLDEADQMLHMGFLDDVETIIRELPHKRQTMLFSATMPKGIRMLAKNYMKDPEDVKVSSKSVIPIHQIRQQVLECTDRGKFDALRGMIDTYRPYLAIIFCRTKRRANKLNQDLREAGYESDELHGDLSQSKRENVMKAFRDAKLQILVATDVAARGLDVEGVTHVFNYDIPHDAESYIHRIGRTGRAGGTGLAVTFATQHDRPELARIEEGTNQKLNRIQWTSEGPVASTGATRRTINSQGDDERSGGRSAGTGSARRGAGRSDRGDGGRGGRGSRGGEGGRSGGRSGGRSGGRSGDERSAGRGSARSSDSSRGASQGGRGAGRSGDERSSSRSGGRSAEGRSSGGWGGRSADPRNAGRGSAKGDRRDSRRGR
- a CDS encoding pilus assembly protein, with amino-acid sequence MKKRVTITLVLTIALTTFITFIVGVTSDRSHSGNSQDSTLPTETTYSVIHTSADGEDETEHSTKDADWEHKAIGGTSVPNAFTISAGRGHLKLVMKNNSSHPVQVTLTHKGSTDKIYFEKTIAAQDTLIWTNFEEGYPQGMRGGSYVLEWVGGEYAVNGEVSGKLASNIHDF
- a CDS encoding AarF/ABC1/UbiB kinase family protein — its product is MAVRIKHVGRYREIAMALVRHGFGYMVEELGLFQILALPRRWMSREAHTTKTLSERIRLVLQELGPAFVKLGQLASTRADLLPESVIRELVKLQDQVPPFSSETARGILEQELDIPLEEIFSRFEDTPVAAASIGQVHLGKLQSGEAVAIKIQRPGISRIVQRDLDILRELTAMAEKRWDWVKQYQIPQMVEEYAQALMAELDYTIEARNTEKIAQQYQPDEKVKIPTIYWDQTSSRVLTMEYIEGIKLNDREQLVKKGHDLNDIAQRLVDSLLNQIFIHGFFHADPHPGNLMVLKDGRLAFIDFGMVGTLSDEMKQQLATLIIGLMRKDTDSMVRSIEKLGMMPDDMDLRGLHVDLDKLRTKYYDIPFSKISVGEALNDLFGVAQRHRVVMPADILLLGKSLLTMEGVIEHLDPSLSIVDMAEPFGRKLIKERFSPGRIKNKLFRSAADMAESVIGLPGQLRQLSSIISKGKLRLEVSVPELETLLRRLDQISNRLSFSIVLLAFCIIMVGLIIGSSISHQATMLWDIPVIEIGFLVAILMVAFLLYSIFKSGRF
- a CDS encoding phasin family protein; the encoded protein is MSDLFKKAISLGLGLTVVSKEKIEKTVDDLVKRGELAPGESKALVERLMERGDEEQGQLKKVIHEQVRRVLQEVGVPSKDEVTGLEQRVALLEKKLAELNQTPQLQTDSSPAPLEVPPLKGNEIE
- a CDS encoding ThuA domain-containing protein, with the translated sequence MDHRKKALLLGDYTHPDWHPLQGVDAEISRIFQDIMTVQCSENRNMLLQENITGFDVCISYMDDWKGKVSPQQTAGLLSYVSNGGGLVILHNGISLQNRYELKQMIGAKFLHHPPYAPLEFTVTEQSHPVTEGITGFALEEEPYQFEFGSFSETKVLLEYQSEEGPKPAAWAHKYGLGRIVYLMPGHHVPTFAHETYRKLVFQAGKWAARYV